AATTCGATATTAGAGAAGCACTCAGACGACCAGAATAGGTATAGCCGAGATGATGGAGTGTCCCAAGGCGAACATGGTCCTGTTGATCCGCCATCAAGTCCTTATAGATGGACGATATTTTTTCCGTGTCTTTCAAAGATGCTCGAGCTTCAAAAAAGTGGTAATTAGGGTCTATGCGTCCTATGATGACAACCTCTTCATGAGGCATATAGTGATAATCAATAGAAAATTCTTTTCCTGACAAAGGATAGTTTGGTCTATGGCTAGTCCCAGCATGTATCAAATTTAATCTCATCACTATCCTCACTTCATCAACATCTTGAGGGCGGACTTGATGTAATTCTCAGCGGTATCGGTCGTGCCGTCGAAGAATTTCTTGATTTTCTTGAGTTCAGCCGGTCGGTAGCCGAGTGCCTCCATTGCCTCCATTGCTTCTTCCAAGGCATGATTTTCACTGGTCGGAGCCGACGTTTCGACGGGACCTGTTTCTTCGCTCATAACAAACCTGCCTTCCAAGTCCAGCACCATTTGCTGGGCTGTTTTTTTACCGATTTTCGGAAACTTGGTCAGGTAGGTAATATTTTTCTGCTCAATGGCCCGAACCAGCCCGTCATTATCATCCACGGCAATGATGGCTAGAGCTGTTGTCGGACCGATACCAGACACAGAAATCAGGCTGAGAAAGACAGACTTTTCAGCTTCTGTCATAAATCCGTAAAGCAAGTGGGCATCTTCTCGAATGACTTGATGCGTGTACACCGTCACTTCTTGGTTGACATGGCCAGAAAAAGCGTAAGGATTGGCCACATGAAGAATGTAGCCAATACCCGTCACTTCAATGACGATGTATTTAGCAGTGATTTTCGTAAGTTTTCCTTTGATATAGTCGTACATGATTTTCTAATACTTTCCTAATTCTCGTAAAGAGGTGTGATTTTCTTGAATGCGACGGAACATTTTTTCCATGTCCGACTTGCTGAAGTTGACTAAAACTGGGCGACCGTGCGGACAGTTATAAGGATTTTTCGTGTGGGACAGCTGGCGAATGAGGTCACGCGCCGAATAGTCATCCAAGGCATGGTTAGCCTTAATCGACCGCTTGCAGGACATCATAATAGCCAACTCAGCCCGATACTGCTTGATGGAAACTTGGTCGGTCAAGAGCAACATGTCACACATCTCATAGACCCCAGACTCAATTTCCTCTTCCTGCATCCATATCGGATGTTCCCGCAGGATGAATTGGTTGCTACCGTACTCTTCTAGATTGATGCCGACCTGGCGCAGGCTGTCCAACTTACTGGACAGGGTCAGGGCATCATTTTGCGGAAATTCAAAAATGTAAGGCACTAAAAGTTGCTGGGCAGAATTGTCCACCTCGCCAATTTTCTCCCGGTAATATTCGTACTTGACCCGCTCCTGAGCAGCGTGCTGGTCGATGATATAGAGACCGCCCTTTCCTTGAGCGAAGAGATAGGTTCCGTGCATCTGACCAAAATATTCCAATTCTGGGAAGGTTGACGTCTGTTCTTGGTCCAGCTGATTGGCCAACTTGGCTAATTCTTTCTGACTGAGGGCTGGATGCTCGGCATCCTGCTCGTCTGCTGACAAACGCTGGGCAAATTTGATAGCTGCGGCCTTAGGCTCAGGCTGACTCGACTGCTCTACCATTTCCAATGACGCAATCTCCTCCGCCACAACCTCTGGCTTGAGGAAGAAATCTTGCTTGACCGTGTCGTAGTAGAGATTGGTCTCACGCAACGGTAACGTCGTCTGCTCAGCCTTGACCTTGGTCCGGGTACTGGACTTGGCCAGATTTTCCAGAGCATCTGGAATCAAACCTTGCTCCTTGAGGGCTTGAGCAATGGCTTCACGAATGAGCTGCATCAGCTCCTTTTCCTTGGAAATACGGACTTCCTGCTTGGTCGGATGGACATTGACATCAGCCAGATAAGGGTCAATCTCAATGGCAATCACCGCCAGTGGAAAACGTCCGACCATGAGCTTACTGCCATATCCTTCCAAAATCGCTCGGTTAAGCAGGAAATTCTTGATGTAGCGGCCGTTGATGAAAATGCTGATGTAGTTGCGGTTGGCCCGGGTCAATTCGGGTAAGGAAACATAGCCCGACACCTGAAAATCCAAGTCCTCGGCAACAATTTCAACCATTTTCTTAGCCGATGCAATGCCGTAGACACCAGAAATGGCCTGACGGAGATTGCCTGTTCCAGCAGTGGCAAGCAATTCCCGACCTTCATTTATCAGAGTAAAGCTGATTTCTGGATGGGCTAGACTGAGACGGTTGACAACGTCGATAATGTGAGACAATTCGGCCTGCTGGCTGCGGACATATTTGAGCCGAGCAGGGGTATTGTAAAATAAATCCGAAACCGTCATCTGAGTCCCGACTGGACGGCTGATAGGTTCTTCTTTTTCAACCACCCCGCCCTTAGCCTCCAGCAAGATGCCGTGAGGATGATCCGCAGTGGCCGTTTCAATCACCATCTGGCTGACAGAGGCGATAGAGGGCAGGGCCTCACCACGAAAACCCAAGGTCCGAATACGAAAAAGGTCCGCTTGATTTTTTATCTTGCTAGTCGCATGACGGCGAAGGGCCAAGCGCACCTCATCATGCGCAATGCCCTCGCCGTTGTCCGTAATTTGAATGGTCTTGAGCCCCGCTTCTTCAATCACAATCTGAATCTGAGTCGCGCCTGCATCGATGGAATTTTCCAAAAGCTCCTTAACGACACTGGCCGGACGCTCAATGACCTCTCCGGCTGCAATCTGATTGGCTAAAATATCTGGCAATTCAATAATATGATTTGTTTTAATTCTCTCATTTGTCATATCTTTTATTATAGCACAAAGACAATATCCTATCGATTTCTTCTATATCAGCTAAAAAGAACGGGCAATTTATAAAAAGAGAACGATACTCCCTAACCTTAGAAGAATGTTTTACATATAAGAAATTATTTAGCTTGTTTCATCTCCTTAAAAAGTGAGTAACATCCCCATCCGCTAAACAGAGCAAAGGCAACTGGCAAGAGAATTTGAGACCAATCAAAGCCTGTGATGAGATTATAAAGAATATAGCCACAATTAAACAATAAGAAAAAACCAAAAAATACAAGTTGAATTGTCTTCATGAAAACTCTTTATTAATTCCTATATCCATTGTAGCAAATTTTGCTTATTTATCCAAAGAACGATTGATTCGTTCAATTTGTTGGCGCATCTGATGGATATTAAACCAATAAATCAAGGCATAAATCAAGATAAAGAGCATCCAGAAAAAGAGCAGTCCAGCAAGATTGACTGGAAACCATCCCGCTAAAATCGATAGCGGTGTAAAACCGATTGCCGTTACCAGAAAATGCATCACCATCATCCGAACCAAGCTCCAATCTTGCTCAAAAATCTTGTCCGCAACTTGGAAGAGCACACCAATTGCCCCCCAAATAACAACCGAAATCAGCATAATCAGCGGCTGCGAAAACCGCTCCAGATAAATGGCTCCCATGGTCGAATGAGGATTAATTGGCAAATAGTAACCTTCGCCAAAGAAGCTTGCCATAACAATTGAAATTAAACTACCAATGGTGACACCCAAAGATGCCGATAAGAGATATTTTTTCATAATCCTAACCTTTCTTTAATAACTTTCAAATAACGGCGAGAGGAATATGTTCCCGCCCCATTTTTCATGACTAACTTGACCAAGCCATTAGGTGTCTGTTTTAAGTGACCCAATTGCTTCAAGTTGATGATTTCTGACTGAGAGACCTGTAGAAAATCCAATGACAATACCTCCTTGACCTGATAAAGCCGCAAATCTGACTGGTAAACTGCATCCCTCGTCTCAATCTGCAATATTTTATTTTCCAAATAGAGCCGGTAAATCTCCGACAACTCCAACAAGTGAACCTCCTCACCTTTTTTGACCGTCAGACGCTCCGCCTGCCTACCAAAGGTCTCAATCATTTCCACCAAGCTACTAATCTGTGATGTTAATTTTCTCGCTTCAACCGTAACCAAATCTTCTAGGATTTCGGGCGAGATAGCAACCTTCACTTTCATAAACTCTCCTTTCTTTTTTCAAAGCCAGCTAACTTCTAGGACTATTAAAACCCATTAACAGACGAATTTCAATAGCCTGTCGCCATTCGGTCAAATTCAACGTCTAAACGGCAAAAAAGCCAGAACCACTGTTCTGACTAACATCATTTTAACGTCTAGTCTCCTTGCGCATAATGCGATTGAGAAAGAGTGCAATCACTACCCACAGCCCCGCCGAGAGGACAATGACCCAAAACCAAGACTGGCTGATTTTCATGAAAATACTAGGAAGTTCCACGTTCATACCGAAAAATCCTGTGACAATGGCTGGGATGGCCAAAAGGATAGATAATTTGGTCATAGTTTTCATGGTATCGTTTAGATTGTTGTTGAGAACGTTATTGTAGGTACCTTCCAACTTCTCGATGACTTGGGCCGATAGATTGGTCATCTCCATCAACTGACGGGCCTCGATATGAGCATCTTCCAATTGTTCCATTTCATCTTCCGACAAACTTTTGTAAAAGGCCTGCCCTTGCAATTGTTCTAATAGTAACGCGTTATGCTTACTAGCTGAGGCCAGATAGACCAAACCAGTTCCCAAATCTGACAATTCAAAAAGAGATTTTTTGGTCGTCTCATCGCGCAACACCCTGTTCAATTCCGAACTTTTGCGGTTCAATTTCTCCAGAACTGGGAAATAGGCTTTTGAAATCAGAAACAGGGCAGTGAAAACAAATTCTAGCATGGTCGCATCCTGTCGCCTTTGCAATATTCGTTCAAAACTGGCCTGCAGATAATTGGTATCCTCACCAAAAATCGTCAGTAACTGATTGCCAGATACAAAGAAAGACACCGGAGCTGTCTGGTAGGTCAAATCTGACTTAGAATTTGAACGCAGGGCATTGTAAATCACCAAAAGTTCCTGACTATGTTTATCATATTCCAAGCGCGCGAATTCATTTTTGTCCAATACATAGGATAGGATTTCCGAATCCAAATGGAGGTTTTCCTTCAAAAAATCAATATCTTTTGTCTCGCCCGCATCAGCTACCAACCATGTAAAATGAGTTGTCGTGATTTTTTTCATTCCTTACCTCAATTATTTCTTCTTGCCGATACTCATCTCACAGCTTCTTCTTCAACTCTGCAACCACCATCATGACCTCCATAGGGGTCATATTGTGGATGTCCAGAGCCTGCAATTCATCCAACACAGGATGGCTGCTAATTTCTGCAAACAAATCCAACTGACCCGAGGCTGGTTCACTCACTAGATTTGGCTGACTAGACTGACTGGACGACGCATGATTTTCCAACTGCTGCAAAATATTATCCG
The sequence above is a segment of the Streptococcus suis genome. Coding sequences within it:
- the ruvA gene encoding Holliday junction branch migration protein RuvA; amino-acid sequence: MYDYIKGKLTKITAKYIVIEVTGIGYILHVANPYAFSGHVNQEVTVYTHQVIREDAHLLYGFMTEAEKSVFLSLISVSGIGPTTALAIIAVDDNDGLVRAIEQKNITYLTKFPKIGKKTAQQMVLDLEGRFVMSEETGPVETSAPTSENHALEEAMEAMEALGYRPAELKKIKKFFDGTTDTAENYIKSALKMLMK
- the mutL gene encoding DNA mismatch repair endonuclease MutL; the protein is MTNERIKTNHIIELPDILANQIAAGEVIERPASVVKELLENSIDAGATQIQIVIEEAGLKTIQITDNGEGIAHDEVRLALRRHATSKIKNQADLFRIRTLGFRGEALPSIASVSQMVIETATADHPHGILLEAKGGVVEKEEPISRPVGTQMTVSDLFYNTPARLKYVRSQQAELSHIIDVVNRLSLAHPEISFTLINEGRELLATAGTGNLRQAISGVYGIASAKKMVEIVAEDLDFQVSGYVSLPELTRANRNYISIFINGRYIKNFLLNRAILEGYGSKLMVGRFPLAVIAIEIDPYLADVNVHPTKQEVRISKEKELMQLIREAIAQALKEQGLIPDALENLAKSSTRTKVKAEQTTLPLRETNLYYDTVKQDFFLKPEVVAEEIASLEMVEQSSQPEPKAAAIKFAQRLSADEQDAEHPALSQKELAKLANQLDQEQTSTFPELEYFGQMHGTYLFAQGKGGLYIIDQHAAQERVKYEYYREKIGEVDNSAQQLLVPYIFEFPQNDALTLSSKLDSLRQVGINLEEYGSNQFILREHPIWMQEEEIESGVYEMCDMLLLTDQVSIKQYRAELAIMMSCKRSIKANHALDDYSARDLIRQLSHTKNPYNCPHGRPVLVNFSKSDMEKMFRRIQENHTSLRELGKY
- a CDS encoding DUF3021 domain-containing protein, which translates into the protein MKKYLLSASLGVTIGSLISIVMASFFGEGYYLPINPHSTMGAIYLERFSQPLIMLISVVIWGAIGVLFQVADKIFEQDWSLVRMMVMHFLVTAIGFTPLSILAGWFPVNLAGLLFFWMLFILIYALIYWFNIHQMRQQIERINRSLDK
- a CDS encoding LytTR family DNA-binding domain-containing protein; amino-acid sequence: MKVKVAISPEILEDLVTVEARKLTSQISSLVEMIETFGRQAERLTVKKGEEVHLLELSEIYRLYLENKILQIETRDAVYQSDLRLYQVKEVLSLDFLQVSQSEIINLKQLGHLKQTPNGLVKLVMKNGAGTYSSRRYLKVIKERLGL
- a CDS encoding magnesium transporter CorA family protein, yielding MKKITTTHFTWLVADAGETKDIDFLKENLHLDSEILSYVLDKNEFARLEYDKHSQELLVIYNALRSNSKSDLTYQTAPVSFFVSGNQLLTIFGEDTNYLQASFERILQRRQDATMLEFVFTALFLISKAYFPVLEKLNRKSSELNRVLRDETTKKSLFELSDLGTGLVYLASASKHNALLLEQLQGQAFYKSLSEDEMEQLEDAHIEARQLMEMTNLSAQVIEKLEGTYNNVLNNNLNDTMKTMTKLSILLAIPAIVTGFFGMNVELPSIFMKISQSWFWVIVLSAGLWVVIALFLNRIMRKETRR